The region TTGGTCACTTGCTCTTTACAATCACGAATAGTTCCCAGAATCCTCCGACAGAGGGTTAGACCCATATTCTTGGAAGAACTGTAGTTCTTGCGGTTATCCAACGCCATCTCAACAATTCTTAAGATGCTTTTGGGGCAACCCGGTTTACCAACTTCTGAGTATTCCTCATAAGTGAATCACGGTTTCTTTGAACTCTGTTGAAAGTATACGGTTATTGGCAATCAATTTCATGCATCagattgttaaaaaaattgaaaagaggTGTGAGTCATTCGTATAAGCAAGATGAAATTTGAACAGAAACGTTTGGAACATATTCTACGATAGAACACTGCTTACAACATTGTCTAAACGTATTATTTTCTTAATGGTTAACTTTCTGACATCGTCAGACCATTGAGCATAGTCATTATTGAGATGGTCTTGAATTAATAAGATGCACCAAATAATTGCTTCTAGATCGAGCTGGAACAATGCATCTAATTCTTCATTCAAACGGTGTTATGCAAATTTTACAGCTCTTTTGTGACTCTTGAAAATTTAATGTGCTGAAATTAGCATTTTACATGGAGCTAACTGTAAATTTCTCGTGAATGTAGTGTATTGAGAAGAAtcgatcaatttttttatggataaTGGGCACGCTTCTTTACATATAGAAGCAACCTATTGAACATGCTCATAAAAAGGTCTTATGCTGATAAAAACATAATATAGAATAAAagtgtattatttttaatttgtgaattttaaaattttattgcattctattattatcttcaagtgggtgaaaggtgaagaaattcttgaagttactcttctgaatatatttttcgattaaatactcagtaaaaattataaaacaattggaatttattagatttttggattactcattgaagaacaaaagacagatataacaatacttcatttcaatatagaatataaataaactatagatgtaATTGcaacccaattataaaataattctcccttcatagatttatataatcctcatgatcgccactgtcaaaacaaaacatccaagtaaaaatccaaatatccagcattcaaaatagtgctcctccTACTTTTAcgcttgaatatacttgaaaaacattttgttttctttctagagtccactgttgaataatgctgccattttcaaataaccaagtttcctccatataaatgaatttcacattttgttgcaaatattctctgtattcaccataaaatcgtactcaacttattatatttttctgttcatcaataagaattttccttttattaactgttttgaactttttACCAATTAAGTATATGTAATGTTGACGTTGATtaattaaaatccagatgctttttggtcaaattttatccagactgatatattggttgcttttggtaacaatcaaatcattcaatgattctttgaaggtgaaatcgtattgcacacgttttcttccactaataatccaggttgtaatgacttgccttctttttttcaaacagtactgtgagaaatactcaaataaacaaaTCAATGTATGTTTGAAATTGACACAacttttagtttcaaaatttcttcgatcaaaaccaataacaaaaaaaaattgaaatctaacctcctgtcaatgacatttccaatgccaacccgaaatctgcaattcaaaatgttactgaatgagccagtaccaacttaatttcgattttccaaagccacccgggatgtcaataattcctgaatggactataccaactaaaaatcatatggatttaatactagcaccgcaaTCTGTGCATCAAACCGGGGACTTTACATTTGTCCTAATAGTATTTACACATCAAAATAAAGATATAGGAAATATCTCTGCACTATTTGCTTCAGAGGTGTCTACGACATCAACCCACCTCTAAACCAAGCTATTCTTCAACTCCCATTACATTTTGCAGTCACTACGCAACTCCCTATCATAACATAATAGGTTACATACTGTTAATCTCAATGCCTCCCAATATAGGTATCCATATCAACAACGAGGCGTATTACTCAACGTCAAGGAAGACTTAAGTCTCCCTTCCAACGCAATTTTGTAATTAATTTAGGACAGATTGAAATGAACGCATACTTACTCGGTATTGCAGTATAATCCAACGTAATGATAGGATATTAAGGACCCTGAAAGCTTGATGACGAAATGTAAGGTCGTTAAAGTTCATCCCACTGCTGATCTTATTCAGCGATTTTTTCTAAATCGTGTGGCTATATATTTCAATCTCAGACAATGACATCTGGGCGTTTTGTGTTATCTACCCAGCCATGTAAATGAGGTTGGAATCGTATATTTCTGCTTGTGTGTTTTATGGCATTTCTGTGGTCTGGTACCGGATTCGATGTTAATGATATGTCGTCTGGTATCTATGGTTAGGTGTTTGCTCGATCGTGAGTCATAGAAAAATGTTGAGTTCTTAATGAGCAAAATGAATTGAAGCACGtgaaggaataataataacctttcTAGAGAGACTTTTATTGCCATTTCAACTCTAGGTTGCCAAAAGCAACCGATTTCAGCTTCTTAAAgagttattttcaattatctgaagCAACCTTAAACGAAAATGTACTCACTCGATATTGCAGTATAATCTTATTTAATGATAGGTTGTTAAGGACCCTGAAAACTTGGTGACCAAATAGAAGGTCGTTAAAGTTCATCCCACTGCTGATCATTGTTGTTTAACATATGCGTGTAGGAACAAATTAagatatatgatttttttttctataacgTGTAGCGATATATTTCAATCTAAGACAATGATACTCAGGCGTTTTAATGTTGTCTACCCAACCATGTAAATGAGCCTGGATTCTTGGATGTTTATAGGCGTTTCTGTGTTTTCATACCACAGAATATTGATATGTCGTTTTGTatagctgtcaaatgatttattctcagtttggtttggcaattcatcatgaatagactcacgcctgaacaacgcttgcaaatagttcaatttcatttcgaaaataatggttatgtgcggaatacgtatcgcgcactacgtccattttattttgtttagtgatgaagcgcacttctggttgaatggctccgTCAACAaatctgccgcatttggagtgagcttatcctcaagtgtatgtcgaaacaccgttacattcagaaaaactgactgcttggtgcgctttatatgggctggtggaatcattggtccgtacttcttcaaaaacaatgatggccagaacgttacagtcaatggtgatcggtatagagccatgattactaactttttcattcctgaattgaacaaccatgatgtccaggagctgtggttccaacaaaacagcgcaacatgtcacgcagcttgtgccacaatcgatttattgaaagacacgtttggtgactactttctgtggggctatgtaaagtcattggtctatgcggataagccacgaacccttgaccatttggaagacaacattcggcgtgttattgccgatatacggccacaaatgttgaaaaaagtcatcgaaaattggacgtccagattggactacatccgagccagccgtggcggtcatatgccagaaatcatatttaaaatgtgatgccacaaaattatcttgcggataaataaaattcatgtcaatcgaataatccatcgttgttttattgaaatttgaaattctatagctctaaaaaaaacatcctttactaTAAAATTGCCGAATTGTGCATCTCCCTATGTCGAAAGTTATTCCTGAAACAGATGAAAGCTCTCGCCGATTCTGCTGTAATTTTCTGCTGCAAGCGTCGAACAACAAACCTCTAGAGAACTGGCAATATTATTTGCATGGCTCGACAATGCCATCCCCGCTATCTTGATTGCAATGTCTGGATTAAtggaattctaaatttatttagCGGAAGTGACTTCTCTGATACTGGCGTAATTTTGATTGACAATACGGGCAACTAACATATTCAATTTCGGACTCGAATATAAACAAGATTTGATGACTTTGAGTTTTTTGGGCGCATGttaattttatacagggtgcctGGTGAAGATATATAGTAAATTCAGCGAGTGAAATTAAGATTTTAgttgttatcaatttttttttaattcacctcTTTTCAAGGTTATAATAGTTCAAATCTAAGAGTAGgcttttttggtttcttgtagatttatcgtatctgctaccaattttaaattcaaagaaTTCTCTAGTAATACTCAGGAAAGTCTTTATAGCAATCTTTCATTGTCCtatgtacctccaattcaggaacaccctgtacatattggATAACTAGTGTTTGAGAGGTTTAAGGAAAATAAATAGAGCTAGGTTTGAATTTCCCACAATTTTAGCAGCAATTATTACATTTGAATTCTGTCATAAAACAGAGCTGTCAAATTAAGTGCACGAGATGAGATTTCGCTTTAATACGtcaaataacgaaaaaaaaatgaagctgTAACATTTCTATTCAATACAGCCTGAGAGAAGTTGAGAGttatgattaatttttgaagaaagaagTGTTCTTGGAGGATTTTGTGGCTTACCTTCAAACTTCTTACATAATTTCAGAGCTTCGAGGTTATAGAGCATGTAAAATGTTATTTCTTGCAGAAAAAGCGAAAATTTACTCAGTCAATGGTGACCAAATCATTGAATTAACTTACTTGTTACAGATTCCGCGGTTTAGTTCTGCACAGACTTATTTTCTCGGAGCTATTGTAATTGCTTAGATGACCGAGCAAGAATATCTGAAGATTCACATTGTTTCTCAGAAAAACATATTCAGGAAGATAAATCGATACGATATTTTGCAAAGAATTCAATGTCATCATTCTTCGAACCATATTTTTCAATCTGGGTGATTTGATATGCTTCGTAATACGAAATAGTTTTTGAACGTTAATGTGCCAATTACACCCTTAAAGATCACAGAACTGGATATAGGTATATATGGTCTCTAAGGGCGCATCAATGAACTAGAACGCAAAAGCTCCTGTCCTCACGTCAGTGTTGCAcaattctttttctttattcttCGATAATTTACTATTGGTCAAAAAAATACGTCTACTATTTGATTTGAAACCTCCAGAcctcatgaaaaataaaatattttatgctAACCAGAAATTGAAGAATCTAAAAACATATTTACAGAGTTGCATAACAAAAATGAGCATTAGGAAACTCATTATATTCCAAAGCATAAGCTAACAAAATAGAACTAGTGCTCACCTACCTTCTCTCAAGAATAAAGTGTTCCAATCACCTACCTTGACATTAGAAGGAAATTGGTGAAAAGCAATTTAGAAATTGCTGATTGAcaaatgtttttattcaagTGTACTCCTCTTCTATTAAATTAGTTTCTTTATTTCTGATTTCTTCTAGTGTTATAAATTGTATTctcatttcttctttattattatgtatttttgATAACGAATTTTTTCTTCAGCTTACAATTCCTGAGCATTCATAAAATGACCGAAAGCATTGTATAATGATATATTCATACATTAGTGAAAGATAGATAGATGTTCTTTATTCACTCAAAAAATACATACGTCGCTGTCTATTATTCTTTCATAGTAGGATTCGAGTAGTCTAAAaggaagaattttaaaaatcttcaTTACCTGCTTCAGTTCTTAGGCTCCATAAAGCAATTAATAAATTGATCGAATCGAAATCTCTCCCAAAACCACCCAAAATACCGCTTCGATAGATACAACAAAACCACTCAACAGTTTTCTCCACTTTCAGATCCGACCAGCTCATAGATGGCACCACGCAGACGACGCAGCCTCCCCCTCAACCTTGGACCAATCACCACTACGCCATCTTCGAACACCATGTAACTCCAAAGACTGAATCACCAAGCAGCCCGCCAAATGGGTGCAAACATGGGCAAGAACACGTCTCTCTTGGACGCTCTACCATCTGGCCAAGGCACCCTCCACGTAGTGATGCTGGGCTTGGACTCGGCCGGCAAGACCACAGCCTTATACCGGCTCAAATTCGACCAATACCTGAACACGGTACCGACCATAGGCTTCAACTGCGAGAAGGTCAAAGGCATGATAGGCAAGGCCAAAGGCATCAACTTCCTCGTCTGGGACGTTGGCGGCCAGGAGAAGCTGCGACCCTTGTGGAAGTCCTACACGCGGTGCACCGACGGGATAGTGTTCGTGCTGGACAGTGTGGACGTGGAGCGCATGGAGGAAGCTAAAATGGAGCTTATAAGAACGGTGAAATCGCCTGAAAACGCGGGTGTTCCAATTTTAGTGCTTGCTAACAAGCAGGACTTGCCTGGTGCTAGAGAGCCTCGTGAACTTGAGAAACTCATGGGTTTAACTGAGCTGGGCGGTGGAGGGAGCCCTGGGGGACACCTCTGGCACGTCCAGCCGGCTTGCGCCATAACTGGCGATGGGTTGCAAGAAGGTTTAGAGGTGCTCTATGAGATGATTCTGAAACGTAGGAAGCTAGCGAAAGAGAGGAAGAAAAAGGCGAGGTAGACTTGTCTGTAAGTTTGTAGGACGCGGTGTGTAGTCAATATTTTTAGGGTTAGGATGGAGTTTAAATGGGTACTGTCCTTGTTCTATTGCTTGGTTTTTATTTGACTCTACTTATAGAATAATGTTTGTTGCCAATAACAGAAGATTAAAGGCTGGAATAACCCAAAtctttttaatggaattttttAATGAGAGTTGGACGTCCGTTTATCATGATAAGTAACTATAGATTACTTAccaatttacaaaaatttgtaaaatggTTTGTTACCAAAAATTTAGGGTCACATCtactattttcatttatatgaatgaataaatatttttattcatcgTTTATATtcgttattcaaaaaaatttatatcatgttcgataaaataatatcgAATTTATAAATAATCAATTCACTCTTGATGATTACATCAAATAGTATTGTTACTTTTTTTGTAGACTTTCCATTATAAAGTTCAagtataattgaaattattggtcaCGTTAGAAAAAGTTAAAAAACTAGAACGTTAATTCTCAACCTAACGAGTAGGTAGGTAGGCTAACGAGAATATTCATTAtgataaaattttaataatattcttTATAAACCATCCATGATACTACTGATTTTAATTGCTCAATACCAggtattcttcaaaaaaatcgATTGTGTAAAAATATTATCAACTCGTATAATAAATCAAGATTCGAAATGAATGTTGAAATTGTTCAATATATATAATTAATTCTCATGCTGAGGTTTTCTCTTTAATTTATAGTTCGTTCAGATTGATTGGAATGa is a window of Harmonia axyridis chromosome 2, icHarAxyr1.1, whole genome shotgun sequence DNA encoding:
- the LOC123672504 gene encoding ADP-ribosylation factor-like protein 4A, which encodes MGANMGKNTSLLDALPSGQGTLHVVMLGLDSAGKTTALYRLKFDQYLNTVPTIGFNCEKVKGMIGKAKGINFLVWDVGGQEKLRPLWKSYTRCTDGIVFVLDSVDVERMEEAKMELIRTVKSPENAGVPILVLANKQDLPGAREPRELEKLMGLTELGGGGSPGGHLWHVQPACAITGDGLQEGLEVLYEMILKRRKLAKERKKKAR